In Salinigranum marinum, one DNA window encodes the following:
- a CDS encoding XdhC family protein codes for MTNDTHDVNETDANWSVPETEVMARARALLDGDRRGVLATVIRVEGSAYRRPGAKMVIPEDGDGVGHITAGCLEDEVQQLAGEVLAAGEPRVERYDLMPEADAEDDVWGLGVGCNGVIDILLEPLDETYRPAIEAFWHGRDVGVLTVVDGDDEREGARAYYDPETQAFDRGDGFEVDLADDVRGVAAELTARGKADSVTVDGVTVFVDGLAASAELVVVGTGHDVGPIAELGAQADFRVTVVGFRGAAAKADRFPAARDVVSTSPARMTDAYDFGENTYVVVATHNFVDDRLAIEGLLDTDVPYVGLMGPRERFEEMVDEFSAEGTTFTDAQLDRLYTPVGLDLGGGSPYQIALSIVSEALAVKNGREPKHLKTREGTIHDRVELSADGSGG; via the coding sequence ATGACGAACGACACACACGACGTGAACGAGACGGACGCGAACTGGAGCGTCCCCGAGACCGAGGTGATGGCGCGTGCCCGCGCGCTCCTCGACGGCGACCGTCGGGGCGTCCTCGCGACGGTCATCCGCGTGGAGGGAAGCGCCTACCGACGGCCGGGTGCGAAGATGGTGATCCCCGAGGACGGCGACGGCGTGGGACACATCACCGCCGGCTGTCTGGAGGACGAAGTACAGCAACTCGCGGGCGAGGTACTCGCCGCGGGCGAGCCGCGCGTCGAGCGCTACGACCTCATGCCCGAAGCCGACGCCGAAGACGACGTCTGGGGGCTCGGCGTGGGCTGCAACGGCGTCATCGACATCCTGCTCGAACCGCTCGACGAGACGTACCGCCCCGCGATCGAGGCCTTCTGGCACGGGCGGGACGTCGGCGTGCTCACGGTCGTCGACGGCGACGACGAACGCGAGGGCGCACGGGCGTACTACGATCCGGAGACCCAGGCGTTCGACCGCGGCGACGGCTTCGAAGTCGACCTCGCCGACGACGTGCGGGGAGTCGCGGCGGAACTCACGGCGCGGGGGAAAGCCGACTCCGTGACGGTCGACGGCGTCACGGTGTTCGTCGACGGGCTCGCCGCCTCCGCGGAACTCGTCGTCGTCGGCACGGGCCACGACGTCGGTCCGATCGCGGAACTCGGCGCGCAGGCGGACTTCCGCGTGACCGTCGTCGGCTTCCGTGGCGCGGCGGCCAAGGCCGACCGGTTCCCGGCCGCCCGCGACGTGGTGTCGACCTCGCCCGCGCGGATGACCGACGCGTACGACTTCGGCGAGAACACGTACGTCGTCGTGGCGACGCACAACTTCGTCGACGACCGCCTCGCGATCGAGGGGCTTCTGGACACCGACGTCCCCTACGTGGGGCTGATGGGCCCCCGCGAGCGGTTCGAGGAGATGGTCGACGAGTTCTCCGCGGAGGGGACGACGTTCACCGACGCCCAACTCGACCGGCTGTACACGCCGGTCGGGCTCGACTTGGGCGGCGGGTCGCCGTACCAGATCGCGCTGTCGATCGTGAGCGAGGCGCTCGCGGTGAAGAACGGCCGCGAGCCGAAGCACCTAAAAACGAGAGAAGGAACCATCCACGACCGCGTGGAGCTGTCGGCCGACGGATCGGGCGGTTAG
- a CDS encoding 5' nucleotidase, NT5C type, translating to MTTAREDRPEHTSKTNADADRILVDVDGTLAWQLPRACQYLDEQYGVSLAPEDIAAWDYAIPGHDAHEHIGELIVEAFERDPGWYFGGMPPMTGAADALARLGEDHHVAIATHRPPDTHDHTRAWLRDHDIPYDEFVDDVPENKAALAGRALVDDYHGNVADALAAGMDGLLFDQPYSDHAACDGATVVDSWDDVLRAFDRS from the coding sequence ATGACCACGGCACGCGAAGACCGCCCCGAACACACCTCCAAAACGAACGCCGACGCCGACCGCATCCTCGTCGACGTCGACGGCACGCTCGCGTGGCAACTCCCCCGGGCGTGCCAGTATCTCGACGAGCAGTACGGCGTCTCACTCGCCCCAGAGGACATCGCCGCGTGGGACTACGCGATCCCCGGGCACGACGCCCACGAACACATCGGCGAACTCATCGTCGAGGCGTTCGAGCGCGACCCCGGGTGGTACTTCGGCGGGATGCCCCCGATGACCGGCGCGGCGGACGCGCTCGCACGGCTCGGTGAGGACCACCACGTCGCCATCGCCACCCACCGTCCCCCCGACACGCACGACCACACCCGCGCGTGGCTCCGCGACCACGACATCCCCTACGACGAGTTCGTCGACGACGTGCCGGAGAACAAAGCCGCCCTCGCCGGGCGGGCGCTGGTCGACGACTACCACGGCAACGTCGCCGACGCGCTGGCGGCGGGGATGGACGGACTGCTGTTCGACCAACCCTACAGCGACCACGCCGCCTGCGACGGCGCGACGGTCGTCGACTCCTGGGACGACGTCCTCCGCGCGTTCGACCGCTCCTAA